GATGATCGCGCCGCTGGAGTTCAGCAGGAACTGGAAGATCGTGTTGGGCGAGAAGGCCGCGGCGATCACGCAGAGGAAGCCGATCACCGACGACGTCAAGATCGCCGCAGCGGGTACGCCGCGCCGGGTCACCGACACCAACTGTGGCGGCGCCTCACGCCGCGCGGCGAGCACGAAGAGCATGCGCGACGCGGTGTACATGCCGGAGTTCAGGCAGCTCAGCACCGCGGTGAGCACGACGGCGTTCATGATGTGGTCGGCGTAGGGGATCCCCATTTCGGTGAATGCGGCGACGAACGGAGATGCCGCGGTCTGCTCGTTGTTCCACGGCAGGATGGTCACGAGCAGGAACGCCGAGCCGACGAAGAACAGCGCGATGCGCAGGATCACCGAGTTCGCAGCCTTGGCCACGGCCCGCTCCGGATCCGAGGACTCCGCGGCCGCGATGGTCGCGATCTCCGCGCCCACCATGGAGAAGATCACGGTCACCACGCCGACCGTGATCGCCATCGGCCCGAGTGGGAAGAACCCACCGTGCGCGGTGAGGTTGGAGAAGTCCATGTCCTTGTTAGGCCACACGCCCAGGACGTAGAACGCGCCGAGCCCGATGAAGGCCAGGATGGCGGCGACCTTCACGCCGGCGAACCAGTACTCGAACTCCCCGAACGACGACACCGAGAAGAGGTTGGTGCCGGTCATCGCGATCAGCAGGATCAGCGCGGTCAGCCACAGCGGCACGTCGATCCAGAACTGGATGATCTTGGCACCGGCGATCGCCTCGAAGCCGACGACGATCACCCAGAAGTACCAGTACAGCCAACCGACCGAGAAACCCGCCCAGTTGCCCAGCGCGTTGCGGGCGTAGTCCGCAAACGACCCGGTGGACGGATTGGCCACCGCCATCTCGGCCAGCATCCGCATCACCATGATGATCAGTACCCCGGCCAGGGCATACGTGATGAACGTGCCCGGCCCGGTGTCGCCGATCACCACGCCCGAGCCGACGAACAGCCCGGCCCCGATGACGCCGCCGATCGCGATCATCCGCAGTTGGCGCTGGCTGAGCGCCCGCTTCAAAGTCGGTGCTGCACCCATTTCGGCTCCACCCGTTCTCCGCGACCCGTGCTGCTGACGCTATGCCTGGCAAGCACGGATATACCCGGAATCGACCGCTATAACGGGACTTATTTCTGCCGAGGCCGGGCGGGGATTTCTCAGCGCCGACCGGTTGCGGCGGCGACGCCCCGGTGGGCCTCAACCCCGCAGGTCGACCACGCCACGCGCGGGTGTGAGCGCGTGCGTCATCGCGACGTCATGCGGTTCTGCGGGCAGTTCGTCGAGCAGTTCGTCGTCGCGCACCACCGCCACCAGGCGAACGGAGGGCGCCGCGAGGCCCAGCGTCCGGTCGTAGAAACCCGCCCCGCGCCCCAGGCGCGCACCGGACCGGTCGACCGCCAGCGCGGGCACGAGGATCACGTCGGCGTCACCGACGGCGTCGGGCGGAAGCCACGGCGGCGGCGGTTCCCGCAAGCCGAACTCGGCGCGCACCAGTGTGCCCGGCCGGTATCTGCCCCACTGCAGTGGCCGGGGGCTGCCGTCGGCGTCGTTGCGGGCAACCGGCAGCAACACCGTCGCGCCGAGGTCCAGCAAGGTGTCGAGCAGCCCGATCGAGCCCGGTTCGGACCCGACCGGCACATACGCGCACACCGTCTGACCCGCGACCACGAGCCCGCTCAGCCAATCGCACAGGGCCTTCGCTTCGGCGTCGTGCACGTCCCTCGGCAGGCTGCGGCGGTTTTGCAGGAGCGCGGCACGTAACTGGGGCTTCGACGTCGGGGACACGGGCTCCACCATTTCAAATTGGGCGTTAATGTGTGAACGATGAGCACGCCTTCGAAAGCCCCTACGGTGTCGATTCCTCATACCGCAGTCGTTCCGGCGGCCGGTCTGGGAACTCGTTTCCTGCCGGCGACCAAGACTGTGCCCAAAGAACTGCTGCCGGTCGTCGACACGCCCGGTATCGAACTCGTCGCCGCAGAGGCCGCCGAGGCCGGCGCCGAGCGACTGGTCATCGTCACGTCCGAGGGCAAGGACGGTGTGGTCGCGCACTTCGTCCACGACCTGGTGCTCGAGGGCACACTGGAGGCCCGCGGCAAGAAGACCATGCTCGAGAAGGTCCGGCGCGCACCGGCTCTGATCAAGGTCGAGTCGGTGGTGCAGGCCGAGCCGCTGGGCCTCGGCCACGCCGTGAGTTGCGTCGAGCCCGTCCTCGCCTCCGACGAGGACGCGATCTCCGTGCTGCTGCCCGACGACCTGGTGTTGCCCACCGGCGTGCTGGAGACCATGTCGAAGGTTCGGGCCAAGCGCGGGGGATCGGTGTTGTGCGCGATCGAGGTACCCGGCGACAAGATCAGCGCCTACGGCGTCTTCGACGTCGAACCCGTGCCGGACGCCGCCAACCCGAACGTCATGAGGGTCAAGGGCATGGTGGAGAAGCCCAAGCCCGAGGATGCGCCGTCGCATTTCGCCGCGGCCGGACGCTACGTGCTGGACCGCGCGATCTTCGACGCGTTGCGTCGTGTGCCGCGTGGTGCAGGCGGGGAGATCCAGCTCACCGATGCCATCGCGTTGCTGATCGAAGAGGACCACCCGGTGCATGTGGTGGTGCACCGCGGCGCTCGACACGACCTGGGAAATCCCGGCGGCTACCTGAAGGCTGCGGTTGACTTTGCGTTGGAACGCGACGACTACGGCCCAGAACTGCGGCAGTGGTTGGTTGAGCGACTGGGCTTGGCAGAGAAGTGAGCTAACTGCATAGCTGCGCGCCGAGCTCGGCAGACGGACGGGTAGAAAGGCGTGTTGTGCGTTCGGTGGAGGAGCAGCAGGCCCGTGTGGCGGCCGCCGCGGTGGCACCCCGACCGGTGCGGGTGGCCATAGCCGAATCGCAAGGGCTGATGTGTGCCGAGGAGGTCGTCACCGAGCGGCCCATGCCGGGATTCGATCAGGCCGCCATCGACGGCTATGCCGTGCGCAGCGTCGATGTGCTGGGTGTCGGATCCGACTCGGAGGACGGCGGCGAGGTCAGCCTGCCGGTGATGGGTGTCATCGAGGCGGGGGCTCGCACGCCCAGCCGGCTGCAGCCGCGGCAGGCCGCGCGGGTTCAGACCGGGGCGCCGATGCCGACGCTGGCCGACGCGGTGCTGCCGCTGCGGTGGACCGACGGCGGCGAGAATCGTGTGCGCGTGCTGCGCGGCGTGCGTTCGGGCGCCTATGTGCGACGCACGGGCGACGACGTTCAGCCCGGTGATGTCGCGGTGCGGGCAGGCACGATCATCGGCCCGGCCCAGGTGGGCCTGCTCGCGGCCGTGGGGCGTGACAAGGTGCTGGTGCATCCGCGGCCGCGGCTGTCGGTGATGTGCGTGGGCGGGGAACTGGTCGACGTGTCACGAACCCCGGGCACCGGGCAGGTGTACGACGTCAACTCCTATGCGCTGGCCGCGGCCGGACGTGACGCCGGTGCCGAGGTGAACCGCGTCGGCATCATCTCCACCGATCCGCGGGAGCTGCGCGAAACCGTTGAGGGACAGGTCAACCGCAACGAGATCGTGGTGATCGCCGGTGCGGTCGGCGGGGCCGCGGCGGAATCGGTGCGCGCGGTGCTGTCCGAACTCGGCGACATGGAGGTCGCGCGCATCGCGATGCATCCCGGGTCGGTGCAGGGGTTCGGGCAACTGGGCCGCGACCGCGTCCCGGTGTTCCTGCTGCCGGCGAACCCGGTCAGCGCCCTCGTGGTGTTCGAGATCATGGTGCGCCCGCTGATCCGGTTGTCGCTGGGCAAGCGTCAGCCGATGCGGCGCATCGTGCAGGCCCGCACCCTTTCGCCCATCACGTCGATGCCGGGCCGCAAGGGATATCTGCGCGGACAACTCATGCGTGACCAGGACACCGGCGAATACCTCGTGCAGGCACTCGGCGGTGCGCCCGGCGCGTCCACCCATCTGCTCGCCACGCTCGC
This genomic window from Mycolicibacterium goodii contains:
- a CDS encoding amino acid permease; the protein is MGAAPTLKRALSQRQLRMIAIGGVIGAGLFVGSGVVIGDTGPGTFITYALAGVLIIMVMRMLAEMAVANPSTGSFADYARNALGNWAGFSVGWLYWYFWVIVVGFEAIAGAKIIQFWIDVPLWLTALILLIAMTGTNLFSVSSFGEFEYWFAGVKVAAILAFIGLGAFYVLGVWPNKDMDFSNLTAHGGFFPLGPMAITVGVVTVIFSMVGAEIATIAAAESSDPERAVAKAANSVILRIALFFVGSAFLLVTILPWNNEQTAASPFVAAFTEMGIPYADHIMNAVVLTAVLSCLNSGMYTASRMLFVLAARREAPPQLVSVTRRGVPAAAILTSSVIGFLCVIAAAFSPNTIFQFLLNSSGAIILFVYLLIAISQIVLRYRTSDDALKVKMWLFPVLSILTAAAIVAILVQMYLQEDVRSQLILSLASWAVVIVLFLLNRTFLRRRPETPDVAPTTTHPHRVLVLANQTVESAELLDELRRIGADRDTRYHVVVPASPIDTGVASTHGPLDISEATQRAAQERLDNTLATLRSEDFEATGTLGEYRPLRALAKAVETFRPDQIVISTLPPEESVWQRFDVVDRARAEHHVPVTHVVSRVRATEPTS
- the glp gene encoding molybdotransferase-like divisome protein Glp, which translates into the protein MRSVEEQQARVAAAAVAPRPVRVAIAESQGLMCAEEVVTERPMPGFDQAAIDGYAVRSVDVLGVGSDSEDGGEVSLPVMGVIEAGARTPSRLQPRQAARVQTGAPMPTLADAVLPLRWTDGGENRVRVLRGVRSGAYVRRTGDDVQPGDVAVRAGTIIGPAQVGLLAAVGRDKVLVHPRPRLSVMCVGGELVDVSRTPGTGQVYDVNSYALAAAGRDAGAEVNRVGIISTDPRELRETVEGQVNRNEIVVIAGAVGGAAAESVRAVLSELGDMEVARIAMHPGSVQGFGQLGRDRVPVFLLPANPVSALVVFEIMVRPLIRLSLGKRQPMRRIVQARTLSPITSMPGRKGYLRGQLMRDQDTGEYLVQALGGAPGASTHLLATLAEANCLVIVPADVEEVRTGETVDVAFLAQRG
- a CDS encoding UTP--glucose-1-phosphate uridylyltransferase, with translation MSTPSKAPTVSIPHTAVVPAAGLGTRFLPATKTVPKELLPVVDTPGIELVAAEAAEAGAERLVIVTSEGKDGVVAHFVHDLVLEGTLEARGKKTMLEKVRRAPALIKVESVVQAEPLGLGHAVSCVEPVLASDEDAISVLLPDDLVLPTGVLETMSKVRAKRGGSVLCAIEVPGDKISAYGVFDVEPVPDAANPNVMRVKGMVEKPKPEDAPSHFAAAGRYVLDRAIFDALRRVPRGAGGEIQLTDAIALLIEEDHPVHVVVHRGARHDLGNPGGYLKAAVDFALERDDYGPELRQWLVERLGLAEK
- a CDS encoding 5-formyltetrahydrofolate cyclo-ligase, with the protein product MVEPVSPTSKPQLRAALLQNRRSLPRDVHDAEAKALCDWLSGLVVAGQTVCAYVPVGSEPGSIGLLDTLLDLGATVLLPVARNDADGSPRPLQWGRYRPGTLVRAEFGLREPPPPWLPPDAVGDADVILVPALAVDRSGARLGRGAGFYDRTLGLAAPSVRLVAVVRDDELLDELPAEPHDVAMTHALTPARGVVDLRG